One region of Demequina sp. TMPB413 genomic DNA includes:
- a CDS encoding DUF3046 domain-containing protein: protein MRLSEFRDAVAAAFGESYAPTLCREMALTSLDSLTAQEALERGVAPRDVWHALCDQMDVDAAVRAGRDPRMIIPPRR from the coding sequence TTGCGTCTTTCCGAGTTCCGTGACGCTGTCGCTGCCGCGTTCGGGGAGTCCTATGCGCCCACCTTGTGCCGCGAGATGGCGCTCACGTCGCTTGACTCGCTCACGGCGCAGGAAGCGCTCGAGCGGGGCGTCGCCCCTAGAGACGTATGGCATGCGCTGTGTGACCAGATGGACGTTGACGCCGCGGTGCGCGCGGGCCGCGACCCTCGGATGATCATTCCTCCCCGCCGCTAA
- a CDS encoding helix-turn-helix domain-containing protein, whose amino-acid sequence MPVLRNELGDVLRDARLGQGKTLRDISSQARVSLGYLSEVERGQKEASSELLASICDALDVPMSAILRDVSERFEMAEGLMDARSLSRMPMMPSIPDTVPELLHSIEQ is encoded by the coding sequence ATGCCTGTCCTGCGCAACGAACTCGGCGATGTGCTCCGTGATGCCCGTCTGGGGCAGGGCAAGACGCTCCGCGACATTTCCTCGCAGGCGCGCGTCTCCCTCGGATACTTGAGCGAGGTTGAACGCGGCCAGAAGGAAGCGTCGAGCGAACTGCTCGCGTCCATTTGCGATGCCCTTGACGTGCCGATGTCGGCCATTCTTCGCGACGTGTCGGAACGCTTCGAGATGGCGGAGGGCCTCATGGACGCCCGGTCGCTCTCCCGCATGCCGATGATGCCGTCGATCCCCGACACTGTTCCAGAGCTCCTGCACTCCATCGAGCAGTAG
- a CDS encoding CinA family protein, translating into MWAEAARAVALARDAGVTLATAESLTGGLVCSALIEAPGASGVVKGGIITYDLDAKHHLLGVSRRLLETEGPVSQAVAASMARGARRQTGADIAVATTGAAGPEPHGGKPPGTVVVAVVGPQGERVITVHLDGDRDEVRHATVGVALMHLEKMVSRLPHR; encoded by the coding sequence ATGTGGGCTGAAGCGGCCCGAGCGGTCGCTCTTGCGCGTGACGCAGGGGTGACGCTTGCGACCGCCGAGTCCCTCACGGGCGGCCTCGTGTGTTCTGCGCTCATCGAAGCGCCAGGAGCATCGGGAGTAGTCAAGGGAGGCATCATCACCTATGACCTCGACGCTAAGCACCATCTTCTAGGCGTGAGCAGAAGGCTCCTTGAAACCGAGGGTCCCGTGAGCCAAGCAGTGGCGGCCTCCATGGCCCGTGGAGCGCGTCGGCAGACGGGCGCCGATATCGCCGTGGCGACGACGGGAGCCGCGGGGCCAGAACCGCATGGAGGAAAGCCTCCCGGTACCGTCGTCGTCGCGGTGGTGGGGCCCCAGGGCGAACGCGTCATCACCGTCCACCTTGACGGCGACAGGGACGAAGTCCGCCATGCCACAGTGGGCGTGGCGCTGATGCATCTCGAGAAAATGGTGTCGAGGTTGCCACACCGCTGA
- the recA gene encoding recombinase RecA: MAQAADRSKALEAALGQIDRQFGKGSAMRLGDSERVAIATIPTGSIALDVALGIGGLPRGRVVEIYGPESSGKTTVALHAVANAQAAGGVAAFIDAEHALDPEYAKKLGVDIDNLIVSQPDTGEQALEIADILIRSGGVDILVIDSVAALVPKAEIEGEMGDSHVGLQARLMSQALRKITGAISHTGTTAIFINQLREKIGVFFGSPETTTGGKALKFYASVRLDVRRIETLKEGTEPVGNRTRIKVVKNKLAPPFKQAEFDIMYGLGISKEGGIIDMGVEHGFVKKSGAWYTYEGDQLGQGKENSRQFLKDNPALRDEIEKKVKDKLGVGVPVPADLAAIDVEADAKALEAALAKEESAL, from the coding sequence ATGGCACAGGCAGCGGACCGCTCCAAGGCACTCGAGGCCGCACTGGGGCAGATTGATAGGCAGTTCGGCAAGGGCTCGGCGATGCGCCTTGGTGACTCCGAGCGGGTGGCGATCGCTACGATCCCCACGGGGTCTATCGCTCTGGACGTCGCGCTCGGCATCGGCGGGCTCCCGCGAGGTCGTGTCGTGGAGATCTACGGCCCTGAGTCCTCCGGAAAGACGACGGTGGCGTTGCACGCCGTCGCAAATGCTCAGGCGGCTGGCGGTGTAGCGGCCTTCATCGACGCCGAACACGCCCTTGATCCCGAGTACGCCAAGAAGTTGGGCGTGGACATCGACAACCTGATCGTGTCACAGCCGGACACAGGTGAGCAGGCGCTTGAGATTGCTGACATCTTGATCCGCTCCGGCGGCGTTGACATTCTGGTCATCGACTCAGTGGCAGCACTTGTGCCGAAGGCCGAGATCGAAGGCGAGATGGGAGACAGCCACGTCGGTCTGCAGGCGCGCCTGATGTCCCAGGCGCTACGCAAGATCACCGGCGCCATCTCGCACACGGGCACCACGGCCATCTTCATTAACCAGTTGCGAGAGAAGATCGGCGTCTTCTTTGGTTCGCCCGAGACCACCACCGGCGGTAAGGCTCTCAAGTTCTATGCTTCCGTTCGCCTCGATGTACGGCGAATCGAGACGCTCAAGGAAGGCACAGAGCCCGTCGGCAACCGCACGCGCATCAAGGTGGTCAAGAACAAGTTGGCGCCGCCGTTTAAGCAGGCCGAGTTCGACATCATGTACGGCCTTGGAATCTCGAAGGAGGGCGGGATCATCGACATGGGCGTCGAGCACGGTTTCGTGAAGAAGTCCGGTGCTTGGTACACCTACGAAGGTGATCAGTTGGGTCAGGGCAAGGAGAACTCGCGCCAGTTCCTGAAGGACAACCCTGCTCTTCGTGACGAGATCGAGAAGAAGGTCAAGGACAAGCTGGGCGTTGGAGTTCCTGTTCCCGCTGACCTGGCGGCGATCGACGTCGAGGCAGACGCGAAGGCCCTTGAGGCCGCATTGGCCAAAGAGGAGTCCGCTCTGTAG
- the pgsA gene encoding CDP-diacylglycerol--glycerol-3-phosphate 3-phosphatidyltransferase produces MVREVPNLLTVLRLIAVPVMLACLVQAGDAEAGWRWLGWGIFVFAAATDALDGYLARRWQAVTAFGKLADPLADKALVLAALGFLAVNHETPWWPLIIIAIREIGVTLGRLAVARDVVIPASFGGKAKTALQVAAIFFLLLPTPFAWVDTLGWWLLLISVVAAVVTGLDYGWRIFGVARRHGAKPTVQSPVIADTVDPSGHVG; encoded by the coding sequence GTGGTGCGAGAGGTCCCAAATCTGCTCACCGTGCTGCGGCTCATCGCGGTGCCGGTGATGCTCGCATGCCTGGTGCAGGCAGGCGACGCCGAGGCTGGCTGGCGCTGGCTCGGGTGGGGGATCTTTGTCTTCGCCGCCGCGACCGACGCGCTTGATGGGTACCTTGCGAGACGCTGGCAGGCCGTCACTGCCTTTGGCAAGTTGGCCGATCCGCTCGCCGACAAGGCACTCGTCCTTGCAGCTCTTGGCTTCCTCGCGGTCAACCACGAGACCCCGTGGTGGCCGCTCATCATCATCGCCATCAGGGAAATTGGAGTGACGCTGGGGAGACTGGCCGTCGCTCGCGATGTCGTCATCCCCGCCTCGTTCGGTGGCAAGGCCAAGACAGCGCTTCAGGTAGCGGCAATCTTCTTCCTGCTGCTTCCGACGCCGTTTGCCTGGGTCGACACCCTCGGCTGGTGGCTCTTGCTCATCTCCGTGGTCGCTGCCGTGGTCACCGGGCTGGATTACGGGTGGCGCATCTTCGGCGTGGCCAGGCGGCATGGTGCGAAGCCGACGGTGCAAAGCCCAGTCATCGCCGACACCGTCGACCCGAGCGGACATGTGGGCTGA
- a CDS encoding bifunctional diguanylate cyclase/phosphodiesterase — MGGLVELLQQPTVAAGAASLVLVGFALAFFSFVRSGKARRARDEAVKRERSLRRQFEAILSSARDGVLITAQTGEIVVLTDMAAQMIGVDRAAAIGKPLGRLPFKGVDEHMRPVLAHEAFAPGRDDVRPRILGVPGRRGQDDLRWLQVSCRTVADAVGGAPATVTTLMDTTGLQEAAEALSREETQFRRAMENAPVGMALVDLEWRLMEVNRAFAELMGSTVSALRGTPFSALSHPHDLQAEREQLQRLYEGLQSRFTLEKRYVRADGNVVWAVVDVALVRYAGGAPDHYVVQVRDSTDDRLNSELMAHRAMHDPLTGLANRTLMQDVLQRVLEQPDATQRVGVIAVDLDGFKGLNDRFGHATGDNALVHVAGVLRSATAGRGTVARIGGDEFVIVVQDADASKALYEIASAIHVGLKRPLQVKRHQLNLHASVGIAIADDDTIEGGAPSLLSAADAAMYRAKALGKSRTEVYEPSMRATSENQSALAGELARAIERGDLVLHYQPVMELETRTVVGYEALVRWQHPTRGLLLPGAFLGLLDDRKLATQLGTALVEQAAVFLTQCPSPATWVSLNVSADQLGDSEFATSVLGAIAAHHLSPQRLVVELTEASLVAPNTRIRHELTELRNAGVPILLDDFGTGVSPLSYLRDLPVSGVKLDMSFVAGIPEDPAGARVSRALGALARELGLATIAEGIETESQAEFLVRCGWRYGQGWLFGVAQPAAAVLGLGMEFTASLIDPRPQEHDNPFDLPPLHTPHL, encoded by the coding sequence GTGGGAGGACTCGTAGAGCTACTCCAGCAGCCAACCGTGGCTGCTGGTGCGGCTTCGCTTGTCCTCGTGGGTTTTGCCCTCGCTTTCTTCTCATTCGTGAGGTCGGGCAAGGCACGGCGCGCAAGGGACGAGGCGGTCAAGCGCGAACGGAGCCTCCGCCGCCAGTTTGAGGCCATCCTGTCTTCCGCACGCGACGGCGTGCTGATCACCGCGCAGACGGGTGAGATCGTGGTGCTCACCGACATGGCGGCTCAGATGATCGGCGTCGACAGAGCCGCCGCGATCGGTAAGCCGTTGGGCCGCTTGCCCTTCAAGGGAGTGGACGAACACATGCGCCCCGTCTTGGCGCACGAGGCCTTCGCTCCCGGTCGCGACGACGTGCGTCCGCGCATCCTTGGAGTACCTGGCCGACGAGGGCAGGACGACTTGAGGTGGTTGCAGGTCAGCTGTCGTACCGTCGCCGACGCTGTGGGCGGCGCTCCCGCCACGGTCACGACACTCATGGATACGACAGGTCTCCAAGAAGCGGCCGAGGCGCTCAGTCGAGAAGAGACGCAGTTCCGCCGCGCCATGGAGAATGCGCCAGTAGGTATGGCGCTCGTCGACCTTGAGTGGCGCCTCATGGAGGTCAACCGAGCCTTCGCCGAACTCATGGGCTCCACCGTGTCCGCGCTGCGCGGGACCCCCTTCAGTGCACTGTCGCACCCCCATGACCTGCAAGCGGAGAGAGAGCAGCTTCAGCGCCTTTACGAGGGCCTTCAGAGCCGCTTCACCCTGGAGAAGCGCTACGTGCGTGCCGACGGCAACGTGGTGTGGGCCGTCGTGGACGTGGCACTCGTGCGCTACGCGGGCGGCGCCCCCGACCACTACGTCGTCCAAGTGCGGGACTCAACAGATGACCGCCTGAACTCCGAACTGATGGCACACCGCGCGATGCACGACCCCCTGACGGGGCTTGCCAACAGGACCCTCATGCAGGACGTGTTGCAGCGCGTCCTCGAGCAGCCAGACGCGACGCAACGCGTCGGCGTCATTGCCGTCGACCTCGACGGTTTCAAAGGGCTCAACGACCGCTTCGGTCACGCCACGGGCGACAACGCGCTGGTTCACGTCGCAGGAGTGCTGCGCTCGGCGACGGCTGGGCGGGGCACGGTGGCACGCATCGGCGGCGACGAATTCGTGATCGTGGTCCAGGATGCCGATGCCTCGAAGGCCCTCTACGAGATCGCCTCGGCGATCCACGTGGGTTTGAAGAGGCCGCTGCAGGTGAAGCGTCACCAACTGAACTTGCATGCCTCGGTGGGCATCGCTATTGCTGACGACGACACGATCGAGGGCGGAGCGCCGAGCCTGCTCAGCGCCGCAGACGCCGCGATGTATCGCGCGAAGGCGCTGGGCAAGTCGCGCACTGAAGTCTACGAACCCTCAATGCGCGCGACGAGCGAGAACCAGAGCGCGCTCGCGGGAGAGCTCGCGCGGGCGATTGAACGCGGCGACCTGGTGCTCCATTACCAACCAGTGATGGAACTCGAGACCCGCACGGTGGTCGGCTACGAGGCGCTCGTCCGTTGGCAGCACCCCACGAGGGGACTGCTGTTGCCTGGGGCGTTCCTTGGACTGCTCGATGACCGCAAACTCGCCACCCAGCTCGGAACGGCGCTGGTGGAGCAGGCGGCTGTGTTCCTCACTCAGTGCCCGTCCCCAGCCACCTGGGTCTCGCTCAACGTCTCCGCCGACCAGTTGGGCGATAGCGAATTCGCCACGTCGGTGCTCGGCGCGATCGCCGCCCATCACTTGAGCCCTCAGCGTCTCGTGGTGGAGCTGACGGAAGCGTCGCTCGTCGCCCCCAACACGCGGATTCGTCACGAACTGACGGAACTGCGCAACGCAGGGGTTCCCATCTTGCTCGACGACTTCGGCACTGGCGTCTCACCGCTCAGTTACTTGCGCGATTTGCCGGTGTCAGGGGTGAAGCTGGATATGTCTTTCGTTGCTGGCATTCCTGAGGACCCCGCAGGCGCCCGTGTATCGAGAGCGCTCGGGGCGTTGGCGCGCGAACTCGGCCTCGCGACGATCGCGGAAGGTATTGAGACCGAGTCGCAAGCCGAGTTCCTCGTGCGCTGCGGTTGGCGATACGGCCAGGGCTGGCTCTTTGGCGTTGCCCAGCCAGCCGCCGCAGTGCTTGGACTCGGGATGGAGTTCACGGCCAGCCTGATCGACCCGCGCCCGCAAGAGCACGACAACCCCTTCGACCTTCCTCCGTTGCACACGCCGCATCTGTAA
- a CDS encoding regulatory protein RecX — translation MTSRARREAPTTAPAERARELALAMLTRGPRSSADLRERLISKEIEPDVADEVIARYREVGLLDDESLAATIARTRHAERGLAPRAISQELRRKGFGEEHIQAALEPLTAEVQEDRARELAAKRWHKDSAASPDARVRRTVAFLARKGYAASLAFALVRDLQRADSETGGN, via the coding sequence ATGACATCGCGTGCTCGGCGGGAAGCCCCCACGACGGCTCCCGCCGAGCGCGCGCGTGAGCTGGCCCTTGCCATGCTCACCCGGGGGCCCCGCAGCTCCGCCGATCTTCGCGAGAGGCTCATCTCCAAAGAGATCGAACCGGACGTGGCCGACGAAGTGATCGCACGGTACCGCGAGGTCGGACTGCTCGACGATGAGTCTCTCGCGGCGACGATCGCACGCACTCGGCACGCTGAACGAGGACTTGCTCCGCGCGCCATTTCCCAAGAGCTGCGCCGCAAGGGCTTTGGGGAGGAACACATCCAAGCCGCACTCGAGCCTTTGACGGCCGAGGTTCAAGAGGATCGGGCTCGCGAGCTGGCCGCCAAACGTTGGCACAAGGACTCCGCTGCGAGCCCGGACGCGCGCGTACGGCGCACGGTGGCTTTCCTCGCCCGCAAGGGTTACGCGGCGTCGCTTGCCTTTGCTCTCGTGCGAGACTTGCAACGTGCCGATAGTGAGACCGGCGGCAACTAG